In Paralichthys olivaceus isolate ysfri-2021 chromosome 13, ASM2471397v2, whole genome shotgun sequence, the following are encoded in one genomic region:
- the LOC109633085 gene encoding free fatty acid receptor 2-like, whose translation MVRSEVILSVYIITFVIGLPANLLALYAFSVKIHIKTHPTDVLLLNLTVSDLLFLIILPLKMHEAASGMMWDLPKFLCSLASFTFFSTIYTSSLLLMAVSVVRYIAVAFPITYHRLKNPVYAVVISAVIWLMSLVHCSITIITQHHPSLTSNDTQGRVCYENFTEKQLEVLLPVRLEFFIVLCLVPLLICVYCYVQLIYILYSRPRISHMQKQKTIGMALGTLAVFLICVLPYNISHLVGFIQDKSPEWRYYTLLLSTFNTCIDPIIFYFSSSTFHCNSKRSIFRKRKLPVSGFQKQGSNSSEG comes from the coding sequence ATGGTGAGGAGCGAGGTGATTCTCTCGGTCTACATAATTACCTTCGTGATAGGCCTGCCAGCCAACCTCCTGGCTCTCTATGCCTTCAGTGTCAAGATCCACATCAAGACACATCCAACAGACGTCCTGCTACTCAACCTGACCGTCTCCGACCTGCTCTTCTTGATCATCCTTCCTCTCAAGATGCACGAGGCTGCGTCAGGCATGATGTGGGATCTGCCCAAATTCCTGTGCTCCCTCGcctccttcactttcttctccACCATCTACACCAGCTCCTTGTTGTTGATGGCTGTCAGTGTGGTTCGCTACATTGCAGTCGCTTTCCCTATCACCTATCATCGGCTGAAAAATCCTGTGTATGCAGTAGTGATCAGTGCAGTCATTTGGCTGATGTCTTTGGTACACTGCAGTATCACTATCATCACCCAGCACCACCCATCCCTCACCAGCAATGACACTCAAGGCCGTGTTTGCTATGAGAACTTTACGGAGAAGCAGCTGGAGGTCCTCCTCCCGGTACGTTTGGAGTTTTTCATTGTCCTCTGCCTTGTACctcttttaatttgtgtttactGCTACGTGCAATTGATCTACATCCTGTACAGCCGGCCCAGGATATCCCACATGCAGAAGCAGAAAACCATCGGTATGGCCTTGGGGACTCTAGCAGTGTTCCTCATTTGCGTGCTACCATACAATATCTCTCATTTGGTGGGTTTCATTCAGGATAAGAGCCCAGAGTGGAGGTACTACACCTTACTGCTTAGCACCTTCAACACCTGCATTGATCCCATCATCTTCTACTTCTCTTCCTCTACCTTCCACTGCAACAGTAAAAGGTCAATTTTCAGGAAACGTAAACTCCCTGTTTCAGGGTTTCAGAAGCAGGGCTCCAACTCTAGCGAAGGGTAA
- the LOC109633084 gene encoding free fatty acid receptor 2-like, translating to MVRSEVILSVYIITFVIGLPANLLALYAFSVKIHIKTHPTDVLLLNLTVSDLLFLIILPLKMHEAASGMTWDLPKFLCSLASFTFFSTIYTSSLLLMAVSVVRYIAVAFPITYRRLKNPVYAVVISAVIWLMSLVHCSITIITQHHPSLTSNDTQGRVCYENFTEKQLEVLLPVRLEVFIVLCLVPLLICVYCYVQLIYILYSRPRISHMKKQKAIGMALGTLAVFLICELPYNISHLVGFIQDKSPEWRYYVLLLSTFNTCIDPIIFYFSSSTFRCNSKRSIFRKRKLPVSELQGQATQSSEG from the coding sequence ATGGTGAGGAGCGAGGTGATTCTCTCGGTCTACATAATTACCTTTGTGATAGGCCTGCCAGCCAACCTCCTGGCTCTCTATGCCTTCAGTGTCAAGATCCACATCAAGACACATCCAACAGACGTCCTGCTACTCAACCTGACCGTCTCCGACCTGCTCTTCTTGATCATCCTTCCTCTCAAGATGCACGAGGCTGCGTCAGGCATGACGTGGGATCTGCCCAAATTCCTGTGCTCCCTCGcctccttcactttcttctccACCATCTACACCAGCTCCTTGTTGTTGATGGCTGTCAGTGTGGTTCGCTACATTGCAGTCGCTTTCCCTATCACCTATCGTCGGCTGAAAAATCCTGTGTATGCAGTAGTGATCAGTGCAGTCATTTGGCTGATGTCTTTAGTACACTGCAGTATCACTATCATCACCCAGCACCACCCATCCCTCACCAGCAATGACACTCAAGGCCGTGTTTGCTATGAGAACTTTACGGAGAAGCAGCTGGAGGTCCTCCTCCCGGTACGTTTGGAGGTTTTCATTGTCCTCTGCCTTGTACctcttttaatttgtgtttactGCTACGTGCAATTGATCTACATCCTGTACAGCCGGCCCAGGATATCCCACATGAAGAAGCAGAAAGCCATCGGTATGGCCTTGGGGACTCTAGCAGTGTTCCTCATTTGCGAGCTACCATACAATATCTCTCATTTGGTGGGTTTCATTCAGGATAAGAGCCCAGAGTGGAGGTACTACGTTTTACTGCTTAGCACCTTCAACACCTGCATTGATCCCATCATCTTCTACTTCTCTTCCTCTACCTTCCGCTGCAACAGTAAAAGGTCAATTTTCAGGAAACGTAAACTCCCTGTTTCTGAGTTACAAGGACAGGCTACCCAATCTAGCGAAGGGTAA
- the LOC109633083 gene encoding sialic acid-binding Ig-like lectin 5, whose protein sequence is MHVSTVFLLCPLIFAAMWRGVQAVSPVPSVPDRVQALVGSCVVIPCSFAPLAPHPLRGRKERVDVRLRFRGGGHLFSLRSTAFNSEDQSQVSRDFQGRTLLFGRITEGDCSVKIERISLDDSRMFELALKKGDDLLWGKSSSFNLDVVETLEAPVISGMLAATEGQLVTLNCSVSYHCPSRPPSLHWSWERGAQLNSTIPGEVLTLRPEPHRLMLLAQLSFTVSHQVKPRLRCKVTYPGGKSMATSKDLHVTFPPKEVKVQVQSLTVHEGGNALLVCTCKADPPVSEYHWSYTQHGRTVHLHQRTHSVRVYNVTRDMRVCCSAHNLIGRGESRPTSLNIRYKPDIVRLSSTCVIEEFEVLCRCSVTSNPKPAVTWSVNGTVPPRDYNVSVTSEPEVLTATLRGHMDKPLTVICFAFNALGNDSLVLLQGGEVTAALWWLVIPAVSICSLIVLLSLIFCCCRRRAGKEVLRRGPAVYPEGLGIYQDRTPLYINCTEVTHIYTNGSYQLVYQNCTPLFVHSNQMRPMGRRGGERRRRGEGAGADRQVALGVRGTRDVAEAETAIYLEIL, encoded by the exons ATGCATGTGAGCACTGTCTTTCTTCTGTGTCCGCTGATTTTTG CAGCCATGTGGAGGGGGGTCCAGGCTGTCTCTCCAGTGCCCTCAGTCCCTGACCGTGTCCAGGCTCTGGTGGGGTCCTGCGTGGTGATTCCCTGCTCTTTCGCTCCTCTGGCTCCTCATCCTCTcagggggaggaaggagagggtggaTGTCCGACTGAGGTTCAGAGGCGGTGgccatttattttctctgcggAGCACTGCTTTCAACAGCGAGGACCAGAGTCAAGTGAGCAGGGATTTCCAAGGCCGCACATTACTCTTTGGGCGAATCACAGAGGGAGACTGCTCGGTGAAGATAGAGAGAATCAGCCTGGATGACTCACGCATGTTCGAGTTGGCTCTGAAGAAAGGCGATGACTTACTCTGGGGAAAATCAAGCAGCTTCAATTTGGATGTAGTTG AGACTCTCGAGGCTCCTGTCATCAGCGGGATGTTGGCAGCCACTGAAGGACAGCTGGTCACCCTGAACTGCTCCGTCAGCTATCACTGCCCCTCCAGACCTCCAAGCCTGCACTGGAGCTGGGAGAGAGGAGCCCAGCTGAACAGCACCATACCTGGGGAGGTACTGACACTCCGTCCGGAGCCCCACAGGTTGATGTTACTGGCCCAGCTGTCATTTACTGTGTCACACCAGGTGAAGCCCAGGCTCAGATGCAAGGTCACCTACCCTGGAGGCAAATCAATGGCCACTTCTAAAGATCTACACGTAACAT TTCCTCCAAAAGAGGTGAAGGTGCAGGTCCAGTCCTTGACGGTGCACGAGGGGGGTAATGCACTGCTGGTTTGCACTTGTAAAGCTGATCCTCCAGTGTCAGAGTACCACTGGTCCTACACTCAACATGGCCGTACGGTGCACCTCCACCAGCGCACACACTCAGTCCGGGTGTACAACGTGACTCGAGACATGAGGGTCTGCTGCTCCGCTCACAACCTGATTGGTCGAGGAGAGTCCCGGCCTACTTCATTGAACATACGAT aTAAACCAGACATCGTCCGACTCTCCTCCACCTGTGTCATTGAGGAGTTTGAGGTGCTGTGTCGGTGTTCGGTCACCTCCAACCCCAAACCTGCGGTCACCTGGAGCGTTAACGGGACGGTTCCCCCTCGTGATTACAACGTGTCTGTGACATCAGAGCCTGAAGTGCTAACAGCCACTCTGAGGGGTCACATGGACAAACCCCTGACAGTCATCTGCTTTGCTTTCAACGCTCTGGGGAACGACTCCCTGGTTTTGCTGCAGGGAGGAGAAG TGACAGCAGCTTTGTGGTGGTTGGTGATTCCTGCTGTGTCCATCTGCTCGCTCATAGTCCTCCTGTCtcttattttctgctgctgccgGAGGAGAGCTGGAAA AGAGGTCCTGAGAAGAGGTCCAGCTGTTTACCCTGAAGGACTGGGGATCTATCAGGACAGGACACCTCTCTATATTAACTGCACAGAAGTGACTCACATCTACACCAACGGCAGCTACCAACTTGTTTACCAGAACTGCACGCCTCTCTTTGTCCATTCCAACCAG ATGCGTCCAATgggcagaagaggaggagagagaagaagaaggggagaGGGAGCAGGTGCGGACAGACAAGTCGCTCTGGGAGTCAGAGGCACAAGAGACGTGGCCGAGGCAGAAACTGCTATTTACCTGGAGATACTTTGA